From Coffea arabica cultivar ET-39 chromosome 2e, Coffea Arabica ET-39 HiFi, whole genome shotgun sequence, the proteins below share one genomic window:
- the LOC113729930 gene encoding structural maintenance of chromosomes flexible hinge domain-containing protein GMI1-like isoform X5, whose protein sequence is MDSRTPQSRPNKRPIDKDSSQGRSIKRFFPAEGDQLSAEKVFKFRVLLPNGTSVDLNLRRPGAEMTLEEFVHTVKREYFSVVRQTEASKPRSSINWSSQDFHLFDANANPISKKLVLNNFRRNSKNPNILLLQDGSAEIGKYENMWDLTPDTDLLRELPEHYTFETALADLIDNSLQAVWSNGRNERRLIRVELAQDKIEIFDTGPGMDGSDENSIAKWGKIGASLHRLAREQGIESKPPYLAPLFGMYGYGGPFATMHLGRRALISSKTKRSKKVYMLHLERESLLSSSSGQTWRANGGLRDADKDELEKASHGSFTKVEIFNTEQRSMKMKQLKCRLKDIYFPYIQCDELSRTGKTQMPIEFQVNGIGLAEILGGEVAVTNVNSCNGPDFTLQLHLTKDASQATSSSNPGYTAPREANARLKCVYFPITQGKESIDKILEELKRDGCGNTEDFKTFSRVSVRRLGRLLPDARWVLLPFMEPKHKKGEHGQILKRCCYRVKCFIDTDAGFKPTPSKTDLAHQNPYTIALKSFGKKHLEKEKDVHIEINKDGKELNLAKLEKLYEDWIISMHKKYDEEIGSGNDEPTFVVNPSDKQELGISSKVIRVHKVFRRKGAIWKSGQKIKILKGAYVGHHKTNSYATLEFVILEGWEGDAGGEARLICRPISIPDESGCRLVFYNENPSIKIGGSISLPVNVIDSGKCVTIDDAEWENQLQKHSLKVPSSISLLSAKDCQELGIGGKGRRGLTFEKKVKVRALSKAGSWRPNEQQKHLNTENASVRTPCSKGKSLLRQESSELEALCNSRHHAAQKRILLLRDSSEPSDMGNLIESKMNHRENLHPQELPESESEGDDPHQSAERRKLLPPDFASSSVMGNKVKCEMKDHEELWDELCQYGLCIKQREMNIESLNLLLSDIERDMSNLQGSPYLDLHDLERTAGKKLVAEQIVCRGDSAAAVICRLFQSVTYKEKGIDFADKVLGVVALLGTVQTHDLSRIFAQYLGEHQMLAIVCKSYADAAYLEKHDPDGRVNNAYGLHELATKLGISINRQYHVLCVENIRPYAGDFSSDPQRYLSLPEPTLPNGKPPPGFLGYAVNMIELDVNFWFWRTASGHGLRETLFYRLFGELQVYENRQCMNMASCCIKAGAVSLDGGILRGNGVISLGHREPDVKFPVLPLDSQRYFSPRKVEVLKEIEAKKQELRETNYKLKAEQRTLGEVMKKFKETKERYQSLLDEKEKSLSGLTMQILNQ, encoded by the exons ATGGATTCCAGAACGCCTCAGAGTAGGCCGAACAAGAGGCCTATTGATAAAGATTCCAGCCAGGGCAGATCAATAAAGAGGTTCTTTCCTGCAGAAGGTGATCAATTAAGTGCAGAAAAGGTTTTCAAATTTCGGGTTCTTTTGCCTAATGGCACCAGTGTGGACCTGAACCTCCGCCGACCTGGTGCTGAAATGACTCTGGAGGAGTTTGTTCATACGGTGAAGCGCGAGTACTTCAGTGTTGTGAGACAGACAGAGGCTTCTAAGCCAAGAAGCAGTATAAACTGGTCGAGTCaagattttcatttatttgatgCTAATGCCAACCCGATTAGCAAGAAACTGGTTTTGAACAACTTCAGGCGTAATAGTAAAAATCCCAACATTTTGCTTCTTCAA GATGGTTCGGCAGAAATAGGAAAATACGAG AACATGTGGGATCTAACACCAGATACAGATCTACTGAGGGAACTGCCTGAGCATTACACCTTCGAAACTGCCCTTGCAGACTTGATA GATAATTCCTTGCAGGCAGTGTGGTCTAACGGCAGAAATGAGAGGAGGTTAATTAG GGTGGAATTGGCAcaagataaaattgaaatttttgataCAGGCCCTGGGATGGACGGAAGTGATGAAAATTCCATAGCAAAGTG GGGAAAGATCGGGGCATCTTTGCATAGATTAGCGAGAGAACAGGGCATAGAAAGCAAACCTCCATATCTAGCG CCTCTCTTCGGTATGTATGGTTATGGAGGACCATTTGCAACTATGCACTTGGGAAG GCGTGCTTTAATTTCCTCCAAGACAAAGCGATCGAAGAAAGTTTATATGTTACATCTAGAAAGAGAATCTTTGCTCAGCTCTAGCTCAGGACAGACTTGGAGG GCAAATGGTGGTCTTAGAGACGCTGACAAAGATGAATTAGAGAAAGCTTCCCATGGAAGTTTCACAAAG GTTGAGATCTTCAATACTGAACAGAGAAGTATGAAGATGAAACAACTTAAGTGCCGACTGAAGGATATCTATTTCCCGTACATTCAG TGTGATGAATTATCCAGGACAGGCAAAACCCAAATGCCTATTGAGTTTCAG GTTAATGGCATTGGTTTGGCAGAAATATTAGGTGGCGAGGTAGCTGTGACGAATGTAAACTCTTGTAATGGGCCTGATTTTACTTTGCAATTGCATTTGACCAAGGATGCTAGTCAAGCTACATCATCTTCAAACCCAG GATACACTGCACCTCGGGAAGCAAATGCACGCCTTAAATGTGTCTATTTTCCTATCactcag GGTAAAGAGAGCATAGACAAAATATTGGAGGAACTGAAACGGGATGGTTGTGGTAATACAGAAGACTTCAAGACATTCAGTCGGGTTTCTGTTCGACGACTGGGTCGACTGCTTCCAGATGCACGTTGG GTATTGCTTCCATTTATGGAGCCTAAGCATAAAAAGGGAGAGCACGGACAGATCTTGAAGAGATGCTGCTATCGTGTGAAATGCTTTATAG ATACTGATGCTGGTTTCAAGCCAACACCTTCCAAG ACGGATTTAGCTCATCAAAATCCGTATACCATTGCGTTAAAAAGTTTTGGGAAAAAGCACCTTGAGAAAGAGAAAG ATGTACATATTGAAATTAATAAAGATGGAAAAGAGCTGAATCTTGCAAAACTGGAGAAGCTATATGAAGACTGGATTATTAGTATGCATAAGAAATACGATGAGGAAATCGGTAGCGGCAATGATGAACCAACTTTTGTGGTTAATCCTTCCGATAAGCAAGAACTTGGCATCTCTTCTAAGG TTATAAGGGTTCACAAAGTTTTTCGGAGGAAAGGAGCAATTTGGAAATCTGGACAGAAGATAAAAATTCTCAAGGGAGCATATGTTGGTCACCATAAAACCAATTCCTATGCTACATTAGAGTTTGTTATCCTTGAAGGATGGGAGGGGGATGCAGGAG GTGAAGCTCGACTTATTTGCAG GCCAATCAGTATTCCGGATGAAAGTGGTTGCAGACTTGTTTTTTATAATGAAAATCCAAGCATAAAAATTGGCGGCTCTATCTCTTTGCCAGTTAATGTGATTGATTCTGGAAAG TGTGTAACCATTGATGACGCTGAGTGGGAAAACCAACTTCAGAAGCATAGTCTGAAAGTGCCATCCTCTATCAGTCTATTGAGTGCTAAAGATTGTCAAGAATTGGGAATCGGAGGG AAAGGGCGGAGAGGTTTAACTTTTGAGAAGAAAGTTAAAGTAAGAGCATTATCTAAGGCTGGAAGTTGGAGACCAAATGAACAACAGAAGCACTTAAATACTGAGAATGCAAGTGTTCGTACTCCATGCTCAAAAGGAAAGAGCTTGCTTCGCCAGGAATCCTCTGAATTAGAGGCTCTGTGTAATAGCCGCCATCATGCTGCACAAAAAAGAATTTTGCTTCTTCGAGACTCATCTGAACCTTCAGACATGGGAAACTTAATCGAATCCAAAATGAATCATCGTGAGAATCTTCATCCACAG GAACTCCCTGAATCGGAGTCCGAGGGAGATGATCCCCATCAATCTGCAGAGAGAAGGAAATTGCTCCCTCCAGACTTCGCTTCATCTTCAGTCATGGGAAACAAAGTCAAATGTGAAATGAAGGATCATGAG GAGCTTTGGGATGAGCTTTGCCAGTATGGTTTATGCATCAAACAACGGGAAATGAATATAGAATCACTCAATCTTCTGCTGTCAGATATTGAGCGAGACATGTCCAACTTGCAAG GCTCTCCGTATCTTGACCTCCATGATTTGGAGCGCACAGCTGGAAAAAAGTTAGTTGCAGAACAGATTGTTTGCAGGGGTGATTCTGCAGCTGCTGTTATCTGCAGATTATTCCAATCGGTGACTTATAAAGAGAAGGGAATTGATTTTGCAGACAAAGTTCTAGGTGTGGTTGCACTTCTAGGAACGGTTCAAACCCATGATCTTAGCAG GATATTTGCACAGTATCTTGGTGAACATCAAATGCTTGCTATAGTCTGCAAATCCTATGCAGATGCAGCATATCTTGAGAAGCATGACCCTGATGGACGAGTGAATAATGCCTACGGTCTTCATGAGCTTGCGACGAAACTTGGGATATCTATAAACAGACAATACCATGTCTTATGCGTTGAAAACATAAG GCCATATGCGGGGGATTTTTCTAGTGATCCTCAAAGATACCTTTCGTTGCCAGAACCTACCTTACCAAATGGAAAGCCTCCACCAGGGTTTTTGGGTTATGCCGTTAATATGATAGAACTTGACGTGAACTTCTGGTTTTGGAGGACTGCTTCAGGTCATGGTCTCCGGGAGACATTATTTTATCGCCTGTTTGGTGAACTGCAGGTCTATGAAAACAGGCAATGCATGAACATGGCAAGCTGTTGTATAAAAGCTGGTGCAGTGTCACTAGATGGTGGAATACTCCGAGGAAATGGAGTTATATCCCTTGGACACCG GGAACCGGATGTTAAGTTTCCGGTACTTCCACTAGATAGCCAGAGGTACTTTTCTCCACGAAAAGTGGAAGTTCTAAAGGAGATTGAAGCTAAGAAGCAAGAGCTAAGAGAGACAAATTATAAGCTCAAAGCAGAACAGAGAACACTCGGAGAAGTAATGAAGAAGTTTAAAGAAACGAAAGAAAGATACCAAAGTTTGTtggatgaaaaggaaaaatcattgaGCGGCCTTACCATGCAAATTCTAAACCAATGA